From Lolium perenne isolate Kyuss_39 chromosome 5, Kyuss_2.0, whole genome shotgun sequence, a single genomic window includes:
- the LOC127298413 gene encoding putative B3 domain-containing protein Os03g0621600: MDIDMGGFNHPVCVCCGEGDGREMDEDGACEDCATQRRYLYATKRFFIVATDDFRDNLRIQQGLGSCLRNMISLSEPVNLEPPNGSVYPIEAKGEFGDIVFRNGWKEFVSGNHIEENDSILFVYRGNSRFKVHVFDSSGHEKSSCSPCSQTVGPPPSQNTDLSSSDDDDIMRESERESGYGAHKPHNQASMKLGVNSDPLSSNLREPFQRPYILARHTTLPMQVKKKVQEKVQAIESELPIFVKEMTTTNIDGGGHSLGELMFGMVYASACLPDKTHPLILRLEGRKEQWRATLYVGCRNQRRVYEGWNEFVRDNQLKPGDICLFEVSSRDSTSLTMTVHLVR; the protein is encoded by the exons ATGGACATTGACATGGGCGGCTTTAACCACCCAG TCTGCGTCTGCTGCGGAGAAGGAGACGGCCGCGAGATGGACGAGGACGGAGCTTGCGAGGATTGCGCGACGCAGCGGCGGTACTTGTATGCTACCAAGCGGTTCTTCATCGTGGCTACCGACGATTTCAGAGACAACTTG CGCATACAACAGGGGCTTGGAAGCTGTCTTAGAAATATGATCTCTCTGTCTGAGCCTGTCAACCTAGAACCTCCCAATGGCTCCGTATATCCTATCGAAGCTAAAGGGGAGTTTGGCGATATAGTTTTTAGGAATGGATGGAAGGAGTTTGTGAGTGGAAATCACATAGAAGAAAATGACTCCATTCTCTTTGTGTACCGTGGGAATTCTAGATTCAAGGTTCATGTGTTTGATTCATCCGGTCATGAGAAGTCTTCATGTTCACCTTGTTCTCAAACTGTTGGTCCACCCCCATCTCAGAATACTGACTTGTCCAGttctgatgatgatgacatcatGAGAGAAAGCGAGAGAGAAtcag GATATGGAGCTCACAAGCCACATAATCAGGCATCTATGAAGCTTGGAGTCAATTCTGATCCTTTGTCGAGCAACCTACGGGAGCCTTTCCAACGACCCTACATTCTAGCCCGCCACACAACTCTACCGATGCAAGTAAAGAAGAAAGTTCAGGAGAAAGtccaagcaattgaatctgaactTCCTATTTTTGTGAAAGAGATGACCACTACAAATATTGATGGTGGTGGCCACAGCCTAGGTGAACTG ATGTTTGGCATGGTGTATGCTTCCGCTTGTCTCCCGGACAAGACACATCCTCTCATTCTTCGGCTGGAGGGCAGGAAGGAGCAGTGGCGCGCCACGTTGTACGTCGGGTGTCGCAACCAGAGGCGGGTTTACGAGGGCTGGAACGAGTTCGTCAGGGACAACCAGCTGAAGCCGGGAGACATCTGCCTCTTCGAGGTGTCAAGCAGGGACAGCACGAGCCTCACCATGACGGTCCATCTCGTCCGCTGA
- the LOC127302956 gene encoding uncharacterized protein — protein sequence MMVDPLGLVTAILTAVQLIRSAASTASQNKEKCLELAERVKNLGDVLPSFAHAAANDAATARVLERLKDAVGEALTLIQSCKSAGTFSGKYSSRKAGDLDSVDKRINNCIMDLSLINQARMNGGAAAGNGDGKVPAAQAGAHVDHHSSYYQAQGGGASTAHVASPPTPTLQHAWSTPPSYYQQPPPTPTLQHAWSTPPSYYQPPGYVQYVPAGPPHYAAAPAPPGSNLSSYCTLPTVNKIIKRVFR from the coding sequence ATGATGGTGGATCCACTGGGTCTGGTGACCGCGATCCTGACGGCGGTGCAGCTGATCAGGAGCGCGGCGTCGACGGCGAGCCAGAACAAGGAGAAGTGCCTGGAGCTCGCGGAGCGCGTGAAGAACCTGGGCGACGTCCTCCCCAGCTTCGCGCACGCGGCAGCGAACGATGCGGCGACGGCGCGCGTGCTGGAGAGGCTCAAGGACGCCGTCGGCGAGGCACTCACGCTTATCCAGTCCTGCAAATCCGCCGGTACGTTCTCCGGTAAGTACAGCAGCAGGAAGGCCGGCGACCTGGACAGCGTTGACAAGCGGATCAACAACTGCATCATGGACCTCAGCCTCATCAACCAAGCTCGCATGAACGGCGGAGCAGCAGCTGGTAATGGGGATGGCAAAGTCCCAGCAGCTCAAGCTGGTGCACATGTTGACCACCACAGCTCCTACTATCAAGCGCAAGGTGGAGGTGCCTCCACCGCCCATGTTGCCTCGCCACCGACGCCGACGCTGCAGCACGCATGGAGTACACCACCGAGCTACTACCAGCAGCCACCCCCGACGCCGACTCTGCAGCACGCATGGAGTACACCGCCGAGCTATTACCAGCCACCCGGCTACGTTCAGTATGTTCCAGCTGGTCCTCCTCACTACGCAGCTGCTCCAGCCCCTCCGGGTTCTAATCTATCTTCTTATTGCACGCTTCCAACAGTCAACAAGATCATCAAGCGTGTGTTCCGCTAG